One genomic region from Streptomyces sp. NBC_01304 encodes:
- a CDS encoding hydrolase produces the protein MPATTLDPRTALVLIDLQNGILGLPTVTPSADVLGQGARLAEAFRAKGLPVVLVRVGWSQDGGDLPVGRSDAGRMAAAPPAAFSEFPAELGPQDGDIVITKHHWGAFTGTELDLQLRRRGVTQIVLAGIATSIGVESTARSAWELGYHLTLVEDACTDTNAEAQASSLKNIFPRLSEVDTTDRVIELLSA, from the coding sequence ATGCCCGCCACGACACTCGACCCGCGCACCGCACTCGTCCTCATCGACCTGCAGAACGGCATCCTCGGCCTGCCGACCGTGACCCCCTCCGCCGACGTGCTGGGGCAGGGCGCCAGGCTCGCCGAGGCCTTCCGGGCCAAGGGCCTGCCGGTCGTCCTGGTCCGGGTCGGCTGGTCGCAGGACGGCGGGGACCTGCCCGTCGGGCGGTCCGACGCGGGGCGGATGGCGGCGGCGCCGCCGGCCGCGTTCTCCGAGTTCCCGGCCGAACTCGGCCCCCAGGACGGCGACATCGTGATCACCAAGCACCACTGGGGCGCCTTCACCGGCACCGAGCTGGACCTCCAGCTGCGCCGCCGGGGCGTCACCCAGATCGTGCTCGCCGGGATCGCCACCAGCATCGGCGTCGAGTCCACGGCGCGCTCCGCCTGGGAGCTCGGCTACCACCTGACGCTCGTCGAGGACGCGTGCACCGACACCAACGCCGAGGCCCAGGCCAGCAGCCTCAAGAACATCTTCCCGAGGCTCTCCGAGGTGGACACCACGGACCGCGTGATCGAACTCCTCAGCGCCTGA
- a CDS encoding exodeoxyribonuclease III produces the protein MRIATWNVNSITARLPRLLAWLENSGTDVLCIQETKCAAEQFPADELRELGYESAVNATGRWNGVALVSRVGIEDVVTGLPGGPDYEGAQEPRAISATCGGVRVWSVYVPNGREPEHPHYAYKLEWFKALKAATAADVAGARPFAIMGDYNVAPTDEDVWDISLFEGATHVTPAERAALAALLEGGLTEVMPRPLKYDVPFTFWDYRNLGFPKNRGMRIDLVYGNEPFTKAVTDSYVDREERKGKGASDHAPVVVDLDV, from the coding sequence ATGCGCATCGCCACCTGGAACGTGAACTCGATCACCGCCCGTCTGCCCCGCCTGCTGGCCTGGCTGGAGAACAGCGGCACGGACGTGCTGTGCATCCAGGAGACCAAGTGCGCCGCCGAGCAGTTCCCGGCGGACGAGCTCCGCGAGCTGGGCTACGAGTCCGCGGTGAACGCCACGGGCCGGTGGAACGGCGTGGCACTGGTCTCCCGGGTCGGCATCGAGGACGTCGTCACCGGCCTGCCCGGCGGCCCGGATTACGAGGGCGCCCAGGAGCCGCGCGCCATCTCCGCGACCTGCGGCGGCGTCCGCGTCTGGTCGGTGTACGTGCCGAACGGCCGGGAGCCGGAGCACCCGCACTACGCGTACAAGCTGGAGTGGTTCAAGGCGCTGAAGGCGGCCACGGCCGCCGACGTGGCCGGCGCCCGCCCCTTCGCGATCATGGGCGACTACAACGTCGCACCCACCGACGAGGACGTCTGGGACATCAGCCTCTTCGAAGGGGCCACGCACGTCACCCCGGCCGAGCGTGCCGCCCTCGCCGCGCTGCTCGAGGGGGGCCTCACCGAGGTCATGCCCCGGCCGCTGAAGTACGACGTGCCGTTCACCTTCTGGGACTACCGCAACCTCGGCTTCCCCAAGAACCGCGGCATGCGCATCGACCTGGTCTACGGCAACGAGCCCTTCACCAAGGCCGTCACCGACTCGTACGTGGACCGCGAGGAGCGCAAGGGCAAGGGCGCCTCCGACCACGCCCCGGTCGTGGTGGACCTGGACGTCTGA
- a CDS encoding MarR family transcriptional regulator — protein sequence MTESQTPQTPEPLSRQELGVMAQDLRASLDRLLRKIRASAADEGLSLSQSSLLKRLARDGAATPAALARAELVRPQSMLATIKALDAEGFVARRSHPTDGRQVLIELTEDGRERLRKRQEVREDALTRMLEERLDPAEQHALAAATALLRRLAED from the coding sequence ATGACGGAATCCCAGACTCCACAAACTCCGGAACCCCTGTCCCGGCAGGAGCTGGGCGTCATGGCCCAGGACCTGCGGGCCTCGCTCGACCGGCTGCTGCGCAAGATCCGCGCATCGGCGGCCGACGAAGGCCTCTCGCTCTCCCAGTCCTCGCTCCTCAAGCGGCTCGCCCGGGACGGCGCCGCCACCCCGGCCGCCCTCGCGCGCGCCGAGCTGGTCCGGCCGCAGTCCATGCTCGCCACGATCAAGGCGCTCGACGCCGAGGGATTCGTGGCGCGCAGATCGCATCCGACCGACGGCCGCCAGGTCCTCATCGAGCTCACCGAGGACGGCCGCGAACGCCTGCGCAAGCGGCAAGAAGTGCGTGAGGACGCCCTCACCCGCATGCTCGAAGAGCGGCTCGACCCGGCGGAACAGCATGCGCTGGCCGCGGCGACCGCCCTGCTCAGGCGGCTCGCGGAGGACTGA
- a CDS encoding FUSC family protein, with amino-acid sequence MGARGFAGGLTDVFLAREENGRYSWQLALGTMIGMLVPMLIGIATDHVEHGMTIALSSVILALAIPRGSTSARVAALAQRSLVITAAAALGILVAGHLAATTVAIAVMALLVPVPALGASALIVLVIAAEPAGRIDSVEHIALFAIGAVWGSLLILLPFIGGPHTPVDKRATPVSVRQARDSLRTAVTGRTPQFRYAVRLAVCFALAFVAVTLADLPHGTWVLIGIATTMRPSWGQTTQRIVKRMGGTILGSAIGAALLTLSASFSPVLLAVITAVLAGIARPLRQVNYGLWPIFWAPATLLLLTFGTHPSWVDAAERVGNNAMGAVLAALATLVLWPHREESEVPGRVALLLSAQARWLDRVASLIGRPPPVERLHTRRAFEAAQAELAASRGRLATQPRASQALLGELDATTAAARHLRDLVQAHSPYHAPDLPLDPDELRATAGDLRDTADLVDGIGDGPGPLPFADGEIPRAAAALIRHATAAAAEGVRARPRPRT; translated from the coding sequence ATGGGCGCGCGCGGATTCGCGGGCGGCCTGACGGACGTCTTCCTGGCCCGCGAGGAGAACGGCCGCTACTCGTGGCAGCTGGCCCTGGGCACCATGATCGGCATGCTGGTGCCGATGCTGATCGGGATCGCCACCGATCACGTCGAGCACGGCATGACGATCGCCCTGTCCTCCGTCATCCTGGCGCTCGCCATCCCCCGCGGGTCCACCTCCGCGCGCGTGGCCGCGCTGGCCCAGCGCAGTCTCGTGATCACGGCGGCCGCGGCACTCGGCATCCTGGTCGCGGGCCATCTCGCGGCCACCACGGTCGCCATCGCCGTGATGGCGCTCCTCGTGCCGGTCCCCGCGCTCGGGGCGTCGGCGCTGATCGTCCTGGTGATCGCCGCGGAGCCCGCCGGGCGGATCGACAGCGTGGAACACATCGCACTGTTCGCCATCGGCGCCGTGTGGGGCTCGCTGCTCATCCTGCTGCCGTTCATCGGCGGCCCGCACACGCCCGTGGACAAGCGGGCCACCCCCGTGTCCGTGCGGCAGGCCCGGGACTCGCTGCGTACGGCCGTCACCGGGCGGACACCGCAGTTCCGGTACGCGGTGCGGCTGGCCGTCTGCTTCGCCCTCGCCTTCGTCGCCGTGACCCTGGCCGATCTGCCGCACGGGACCTGGGTGTTGATCGGCATCGCCACCACGATGCGGCCCAGCTGGGGCCAGACCACGCAGCGCATCGTGAAGCGCATGGGCGGCACGATCCTCGGCTCCGCCATCGGCGCCGCGCTGCTCACCCTGTCGGCGTCGTTCTCCCCGGTGCTGCTCGCCGTGATCACCGCCGTGCTCGCCGGGATCGCCCGGCCGTTGCGGCAGGTCAACTACGGGCTCTGGCCGATCTTCTGGGCCCCCGCGACGCTGCTCCTGCTGACCTTCGGTACGCATCCCAGCTGGGTCGACGCCGCCGAACGCGTCGGCAACAACGCGATGGGCGCGGTCCTCGCGGCCCTGGCGACGCTCGTGCTGTGGCCGCACCGCGAGGAGAGCGAGGTGCCGGGCCGGGTGGCGCTGCTGCTGAGCGCGCAGGCCCGCTGGCTGGACCGGGTGGCGTCCCTCATCGGACGGCCGCCGCCGGTGGAACGCCTGCACACCCGGCGCGCCTTCGAGGCCGCTCAGGCTGAACTCGCCGCATCCCGTGGGCGGTTGGCCACGCAGCCGCGCGCCTCCCAGGCACTCCTCGGCGAGCTCGACGCCACCACGGCCGCGGCGCGGCACCTGCGCGACCTCGTACAGGCGCACTCCCCGTACCACGCACCGGACCTGCCCCTCGATCCCGACGAACTGCGCGCCACCGCAGGGGACTTGAGAGACACGGCGGATCTGGTCGACGGCATCGGCGACGGCCCCGGGCCGCTCCCCTTCGCGGACGGGGAGATCCCCCGTGCCGCCGCCGCACTCATCCGCCACGCCACGGCCGCGGCCGCCGAAGGCGTCAGAGCTCGGCCACGTCCCCGGACGTGA
- a CDS encoding SGNH/GDSL hydrolase family protein, whose amino-acid sequence MAHLSSQGEQEETVVRRRIWGAAVTLALLASAAPVAGAAEAPVTGALPLERLFDNRAVSADSAPAEADFDGSGASLSAQDLGAAGWTPGRTLSIDAARLRLPRTAPGEPDNVRADGQSVRVRGRGEALSFLVAGTGGEASGAGTVRYRDGSRSGYRLTAPDWRSGPLSTKSVALPHLNTPGGQLAEQARLYVVSVPLARGREVASVELPRDGGPDLHVFALSVREAARGWTGSWSASTAGYTAVGPWSDRTLRLVVHTAAGGPRVRIRLDNTFAAAPVRIGSASVAVQAAGAGAKGKPVALSFRGAAGAEIPAGAQLFSDPLGFDVPADANLLVSFHLPDTVTTAPVHSQAIQRSYVSEPGDHTAAADAGAYTSTLSTWPFLTGVDVGGGPGSVVMLGDSITDGVKSTQDANARWPNVLARRLLAQSAVPRYGVINHGISANRVTQDAYLGDGVSTNTGGVSALHRLERDVLSQTSVRTVIVFEGVNDVRWGVRADQVIAGLREIAARGRERGLRVVAATIAPCEGESRCTAAVDAERVAVNSWIRASGVYDGVVDFDAVLRDPAHPSRMLGAYDSGDHLHPGDAGLAALGESIDLRVLGG is encoded by the coding sequence ATGGCGCATCTGTCGTCACAGGGTGAGCAGGAGGAGACGGTCGTGCGCAGACGTATCTGGGGTGCAGCCGTCACCCTCGCCCTGCTCGCTTCGGCCGCCCCGGTGGCGGGGGCGGCCGAGGCCCCGGTCACCGGGGCGCTGCCGCTGGAGCGGCTGTTCGACAACCGGGCGGTGAGTGCCGACTCCGCGCCGGCCGAGGCCGACTTCGACGGCTCGGGCGCCTCGCTGTCCGCGCAGGACCTGGGCGCGGCGGGCTGGACGCCCGGACGGACGCTGTCCATCGACGCGGCCCGGCTGCGGCTGCCCCGTACGGCACCGGGTGAGCCCGACAACGTACGGGCCGATGGCCAGTCGGTTCGGGTACGCGGCCGGGGCGAGGCGCTGTCCTTCCTGGTCGCGGGCACGGGCGGCGAGGCGAGCGGCGCGGGGACCGTGCGCTATCGGGACGGCTCGCGCAGCGGCTATCGGCTCACCGCGCCCGACTGGCGCTCGGGTCCCCTCTCCACCAAGTCCGTCGCGCTGCCGCACCTCAACACTCCCGGCGGTCAACTCGCCGAGCAGGCACGGCTGTACGTCGTCTCCGTGCCCCTCGCCCGGGGCCGCGAGGTCGCCTCCGTCGAGCTGCCGCGTGACGGCGGACCCGATCTGCATGTGTTCGCGCTGTCGGTACGGGAGGCCGCGCGGGGCTGGACCGGGAGCTGGTCGGCCTCGACCGCCGGGTACACGGCGGTCGGGCCGTGGTCCGACCGGACGCTGCGGCTCGTGGTGCACACGGCGGCGGGCGGGCCCCGGGTGCGGATCCGGCTCGACAACACCTTCGCGGCGGCGCCGGTGCGGATCGGGAGCGCGTCGGTGGCCGTGCAGGCCGCCGGGGCCGGGGCGAAGGGCAAGCCGGTCGCGCTGAGCTTCCGGGGCGCCGCGGGAGCCGAAATCCCGGCGGGGGCCCAACTGTTCAGCGATCCACTCGGCTTCGACGTACCGGCCGACGCCAACCTCCTGGTGAGCTTCCACCTGCCGGACACGGTGACCACGGCGCCCGTGCACAGCCAGGCGATCCAGCGTTCGTACGTCAGCGAGCCGGGCGACCACACCGCTGCCGCCGACGCGGGCGCGTACACGTCGACCCTCTCGACCTGGCCGTTCCTGACGGGCGTGGACGTGGGTGGCGGGCCCGGGTCCGTGGTGATGCTGGGCGACTCCATCACGGACGGCGTGAAGTCGACGCAGGACGCGAACGCGCGCTGGCCCAATGTGCTGGCCCGCCGGCTGCTCGCGCAGTCCGCCGTGCCGCGGTACGGCGTGATCAACCACGGCATCTCGGCGAACCGGGTCACCCAGGACGCCTACCTCGGGGACGGGGTGTCCACCAATACGGGCGGGGTGAGTGCGCTGCACCGCCTGGAGCGGGATGTCCTCTCCCAGACCTCGGTCCGTACGGTGATCGTCTTCGAGGGCGTCAACGATGTGCGGTGGGGTGTGCGGGCGGACCAAGTCATCGCGGGGTTGCGGGAGATCGCTGCGCGGGGGCGGGAGCGGGGGTTGCGGGTTGTTGCCGCGACGATTGCGCCCTGCGAGGGGGAATCGCGGTGTACGGCCGCGGTGGATGCGGAGCGGGTTGCGGTGAATTCTTGGATTCGGGCGAGTGGGGTGTACGACGGGGTCGTGGATTTCGATGCGGTGCTTCGGGATCCTGCGCATCCTTCGCGGATGCTGGGCGCGTATGACAGTGGGGATCATCTGCATCCTGGGGATGCGGGGTTGGCTGCGCTCGGGGAGTCGATTGATCTGCGGGTGCTGGGGGGTTGA
- a CDS encoding calcium-binding protein, which yields MSSHRVSRRSPRTAAALTLGLGTALALPLVLAPAAGAAASRATAAVDDAGREVLYTAAAGQTNKVTVTETKSSGLTHLTYVIDDVVPIDAGTGCTHPDGADLTVVSCTVPTLDTQDPYSTLTMALADGDDSATVNNTTGQAYYSNAIHLGAGKDRLTNTGTVDGSTVWGDAGDDTLTVGPASFVFAGDGNDTVHTTGDIVEGGLGNDVVQGSDGTQILRGDDGNDTLYGGRGDDLLYGGAGHDSLWGNSGFDQLWGNSGNDKLYGGPDRDTLSGGPGTDVERQD from the coding sequence ATGTCCTCGCACCGCGTAAGTCGCCGCTCGCCCCGCACCGCCGCAGCCCTGACGCTGGGTCTCGGCACCGCGCTGGCGCTGCCGCTCGTCCTCGCTCCGGCGGCCGGCGCCGCGGCCTCCCGGGCCACCGCCGCGGTCGACGACGCCGGCCGCGAGGTCCTCTACACGGCCGCCGCCGGCCAGACCAACAAGGTGACCGTCACCGAGACGAAGAGCAGCGGCCTCACCCACCTCACGTACGTGATCGACGACGTCGTCCCGATCGACGCGGGCACCGGCTGCACCCACCCCGACGGAGCGGACCTGACCGTGGTCTCCTGCACGGTCCCCACCCTGGACACCCAGGACCCGTACTCCACGCTGACCATGGCCCTCGCCGACGGCGACGACAGCGCCACCGTGAACAACACCACCGGCCAGGCCTACTACAGCAACGCCATTCATCTGGGCGCGGGCAAGGACCGGTTGACGAACACCGGAACCGTCGACGGCAGCACCGTCTGGGGCGACGCGGGCGACGACACCCTCACGGTCGGCCCGGCATCGTTCGTGTTCGCCGGCGACGGCAACGACACGGTCCACACCACCGGCGACATCGTGGAGGGCGGCCTCGGCAACGACGTCGTCCAGGGCAGCGACGGCACCCAGATCCTGCGCGGCGACGACGGGAACGACACGCTGTACGGCGGTCGCGGCGACGACCTGCTGTACGGGGGCGCGGGCCACGACTCCCTCTGGGGCAACAGCGGCTTCGACCAGCTGTGGGGCAACAGCGGCAACGACAAGCTGTACGGCGGACCCGACCGGGACACGCTCTCCGGCGGGCCCGGCACGGACGTCGAGCGCCAGGACTGA